Proteins encoded in a region of the Diabrotica virgifera virgifera chromosome 4, PGI_DIABVI_V3a genome:
- the LOC114326798 gene encoding uncharacterized protein LOC114326798 isoform X2, with translation MFRLLPVIAASCFQLTALPVEMWSTILRLLDPLSLLATARSDPRFKSICLGDSVLRNNLRNAFEIERRQAEEIIRNPAMSITISREDAKKVFAANVSKKITKKSVNIRQSLEVLKKKPMKTENKKKNKCLSTVKKVFNCRI, from the exons ATGTTCCGATTATTACCAGTAATTGCTGCATCCTGCTTCCAGTTGACGGCGCTTCCCGTGGAAATGTGGTCCACTATTTTGAG ATTGTTGGATCCATTGTCATTATTGGCAACTGCAAGATCAGATCCTAGATTCAAGAGTATTTGTCTTGGTGACAGCGTGTTGAGAAATAATCTCCGGAATGCCTTCGAGATTGAAAGACGTCAGGCCGAAGAAATTATCCGGAATCCTGCAATGTCAATAACTATTTCCAGAGAGGATGCCAAAAAAGTATTTGCAGCTAACGTTTCCAAGAAGATCACCAAGAAATCTGTAAATATAAGACAGAGTTTGGAGGTTCTTAAGAAAAAGCCCatgaaaacagaaaataaaaagaaaaacaaatgtCTATCGACTGTTAAGAAGGTTTTTAACTGTAGAATTTAA
- the LOC114326798 gene encoding uncharacterized protein LOC114326798 isoform X3 has translation MFRLLPVIAASCFQLTALPVEMWSTILRLLDPLSLLATARSDPRFKSICLGDSVLRNNLRNALEIERRQAEEIIRNPAKSITISRDDAKRIFAANVAKKITKKSVNIRQSLEVLKKKPMKTEKKNQNILSTVKKVFNCRI, from the exons ATGTTCCGATTATTACCAGTAATTGCTGCATCCTGCTTCCAGTTGACGGCGCTTCCCGTGGAAATGTGGTCCACTATTTTGAG attGTTGGATCCACTGTCATTATTGGCAACTGCAAGATCAGATCCTAGATTCAAGAGCATTTGTCTTGGTGACAGCGTGTTACGAAATAATCTGCGGAATGCTTTGGAGATTGAAAGACGTCAGGCCGAAGAAATTATCCGGAATCCTGCAAAATCAATAACTATTTCCAGGGACGATGCTAAAAGAATATTTGCAGCTAACGTTGCCAAGAAAATCACCAAAAAATCTGTAAATATTAGACAGAGTTTGGAGGTTCTCAAGAAAAAGCCCATGAAAACAGAAAAGAAAAACCAAAACATCCTGTCTACTGTTAAGAAAGTGTTTAATTGTAGAATTTAA
- the LOC114326797 gene encoding uncharacterized protein LOC114326797 isoform X3, translating into MFRLLPVIAASCFQLTVLPLEMWSNILRLLDPLSLLASARSDSRFKSICLGDSVLRNNLRNALEIERRQAEEIIRNPAKSITISREDAKRVFAANVSKKFTKKSVNLRHSLEVLRKKPMKTENRKKNQCLSTVKKIFNCRI; encoded by the exons ATGTTTCGGTTATTACCAGTGATTGCTGCATCCTGCTTCCAATTGACAGTGCTTCCTTTGGAAATGTGGTCTAATATTTTAAG ATTGTTGGATCCATTGTCATTATTGGCATCTGCAAGATCAGATTCTCGATTCAAGAGTATTTGTCTTGGTGACAGCGTGTTGAGAAATAATCTCCGGAATGCCTTGGAGATTGAAAGACGTCAGGCCGAAGAAATTATCCGGAATCCTGCAAAATCAATAACTATTTCCAGGGAGGATGCTAAAAGAGTATTTGCAGCTAACGTTTCCAAGAAGTTCACCAAGAAATCTGTAAATTTGAGACATAGTTTAGAGGTTCTCAGGAAAAAACCCATGAAAACAGAAAATAGGAAGAAAAACCAATGTCTATCGACTGTTaagaaaatttttaattgtagGATTTAA
- the LOC114326798 gene encoding uncharacterized protein LOC114326798 isoform X1, producing MFRLLPVIAASCFQLTALSVEMWSNILRLLDPLSLLATARSDPRFKSICLGDSVLRNNLRNAFEIERRQAEEIIRNPAMSITISREDAKKVFAANVSKKITKKSVNIRQSLEVLKKKPMKTENKKKNKCLSTVKKVFNCRI from the exons ATGTTTCGATTATTACCAGTGATCGCTGCATCTTGCTTCCAGTTGACAGCGCTTTCTGTGGAAATGTGGTCTAATATTTTAAG ATTGTTGGATCCATTGTCATTATTGGCAACTGCAAGATCAGATCCTAGATTCAAGAGTATTTGTCTTGGTGACAGCGTGTTGAGAAATAATCTCCGGAATGCCTTCGAGATTGAAAGACGTCAGGCCGAAGAAATTATCCGGAATCCTGCAATGTCAATAACTATTTCCAGAGAGGATGCCAAAAAAGTATTTGCAGCTAACGTTTCCAAGAAGATCACCAAGAAATCTGTAAATATAAGACAGAGTTTGGAGGTTCTTAAGAAAAAGCCCatgaaaacagaaaataaaaagaaaaacaaatgtCTATCGACTGTTAAGAAGGTTTTTAACTGTAGAATTTAA